From one Rosa rugosa chromosome 4, drRosRugo1.1, whole genome shotgun sequence genomic stretch:
- the LOC133744448 gene encoding uncharacterized protein LOC133744448, with product MAVEMVKLLQVHAFRVLVILQARVACEGLINALIHPPMFEAAFQLDPNGSDFGKDKSLKFLQLWIYRRPGGVLDICVYMFELYRPKFSWKNFRSIQMVKTEEQMEYKYGEACFCFCF from the exons ATGGCAGTGGAAATGGTAAAACTGCTCCA GGTCCATGCATTTCGAGTCCTGGTGATTTTACAAGCCAGG GTTGCCTGTGAAGGTCTTATTAATGCTCTTATTCACCCTCCAATGTTTGAAGCAGCTTTTCAACTTGATCCTAATG GTTCTGATTTTGGCAAGGACAAATCATTGAAGTTCCTACAGCTCTGGATCTATCGAAG GCCTGGAGGAGTACTAGATATTTGTGTGTACATGTTTGAACTCTACAG GCCAAAATTCTCATGGAAAAACTTCAGGAGCATACAAATG GTGAAAACAGAAGAACAAATGGAATATAAGTACGGCGAGGCttgcttttgtttctgtttctaG
- the LOC133741833 gene encoding beta-xylosidase/alpha-L-arabinofuranosidase 2-like, translated as MASSILCSSVQNRLLQYRAVPKALLCFTLCYVLLLSLSVSSASGQSFACGDGASSFPFCDKSLAADARVVDLVQRLTLQEKITFLVDSAGNVSRLGIPNYQWWSEALHGVSSIGRPGAKYSTDIPGATSFPQPILTAASFNNSLYEAIGRVVSTEARAMYNMGLAGLTFWAPNINIFRDPRWGRGQETPGEDPLLASNYSSGYVRGLQQTDSEDKNRLKVAACCKHYTAYDLDHWNGYDRYTFNAVVTKQDMDDTFQPPFRSCVLDGNAASVMCSYQQVNGKPTCADPDLLSGVIRGEWKLNGYIVTDCDSIEVYYDNQHYTKTPEEAAATAILAGVDLDCGFFLSNYTEGAVRGGLLTEAAIDKAITNNFGTLMRLGFFDGDPSKQPYGDLGPKDVCTPENQELARETARQGIVLLKNTPESLPLSLTAIKSLAVIGPNSNATNTMIGNYGGTPCNYTTPLQGLTAVVSTTLVAGCVDVACGTAQVDDATKLAATADATVLIVGADLSIEAESHDRTDLYLPGQQTLLITEVAKASKGPVILVIMSGGGFDITFAKNDDKITSILWVGYPGEAGGAAIADVIFGFYNPSGRLPMTWYPQAYLDKVPMTNMNMRPDPASGYPGRTYRFYTGDTVYAFGYGISYSTFNHRLVRAPKQVSIPLEEDHVCHSSSCQSLDVVEERCQNLAFDIHLGVKNMGKMSGSHTVLLYSSPPSVHNSPKKHLLGFEKVFLSSQGEALVKFNVDVCKHLSVVDERGNRKVALGDHVLHVGDLKQTLSMRI; from the exons CTCTCTCTGTGAGCTCAGCTTCCGGCCAGTCGTTTGCCTGCGGCGACGGTGCCAGCAGCTTCCCGTTCTGCGACAAGTCGTTGGCGGCCGATGCGCGGGTGGTGGACCTGGTGCAGAGGCTGACATTGCAGGAGAAGATCACATTTCTGGTGGACAGTGCAGGGAATGTGAGCAGGCTTGGAATACCCAACTACCAGTGGTGGTCGGAGGCTTTACACGGAGTGTCGTCCATCGGCCGCCCGGGGGCCAAATATTCGACTGACATTCCGGGAGCTACCAGCTTCCCTCAGCCCATTTTGACCGCCGCGTCGTTCAACAACTCACTCTACGAAGCCATTGGAAGG GTGGTGTCAACTGAGGCCAGAGCAATGTACAATATGGGATTGGCAGGATTGACATTCTGGGCCCCAAACATTAACATTTTCCGAGACCCGAGATGGGGAAGAGGCCAGGAGACTCCGGGAGAAGACCCATTGCTCGCGAGTAACTACAGTTCGGGATACGTTAGAGGTCTTCAACAAACCGATAGTGAAGACAAAAACAGGCTTAAAGTTGCAGCATGTTGTAAACATTATACAGCCTATGATTTGGACCATTGGAACGGATATGACAGATATACCTTCAATGCAGTG GTAACAAAACAAGATATGGATGATACATTTCAACCACCATTCAGAAGTTGTGTTCTTGATGGGAATGCTGCTAGTGTCATGTGTTCATACCAACAGGTTAATGGAAAACCAACCTGCGCAGACCCAGACCTTCTTTCTGGGGTTATCCGAGGCGAATGGAAGTTGAATGG ATACATAGTCACCGATTGTGATTCAATAGAAGTGTACTACGACAACCAACACTACACCAAGACACCAGAAGAAGCTGCAGCTACGGCTATATTGGCAG GAGTGGATCTAGACTGTGGATTTTTCCTAAGCAATTACACAGAAGGAGCAGTGAGAGGAGGACTTCTAACTGAGGCAGCCATTGACAAGGCCATCACAAACAATTTTGGCACTTTGATGCGTCTAGGCTTCTTCGATGGTGATCCAAGCAAGCAACCATATGGAGATCTCGGTCCAAAGGATGTGTGCACTCCAGAGAACCAGGAGCTGGCACGTGAAACCGCGAGACAAGGGATAGTGTTGCTCAAGAACACTCCAGAATCACTGCCTCTGTCTCTAACAGCCATCAAATCCTTGGCAGTTATAGGTCCCAATAGCAATGCCACAAACACTATGATTGGCAACTACGGAG GCACCCCTTGCAACTATACAACTCCTTTGCAAGGCCTAACAGCCGTAGTTTCCACAACTTTGGTGGCCGGGTGCGTTGATGTGGCTTGTGGCACTGCCCAGGTAGATGATGCTACCAAGTTAGCAGCTACAGCAGATGCAACTGTACTTATAGTGGGTGCAGATCTATCAATAGAGGCAGAGAGTCATGATAGAACCGACCTCTATCTTCCAGGACAGCAAACTCTTCTAATAACTGAAGTAGCGAAGGCTTCTAAAGGACCTGTAATCCTTGTCATAATGTCTGGAGGAGGGTTCGATATTACCTTTGCAAAAAATGATGATAAAATTACAAGCATTCTATGGGTTGGTTACCCCGGCGAAGCTGGTGGAGCTGCCATTGCTGACGTTATTTTTGGCTTTTATAATCCAA GTGGAAGACTACCCATGACGTGGTATCCACAAGCTTATTTAGACAAGGTCCCTATGACAAACATGAATATGAGACCTGATCCTGCCAGTGGATACCCGGGCAGGACATACCGGTTTTACACTGGTGACACGGTTTATGCATTTGGATACGGAATAAGCTACTCCACCTTCAATCACCGCCTAGTTCGAGCACCGAAGCAAGTTTCCATTCCCTTAGAGGAGGATCATGTATGCCACTCATCAAGTTGCCAATCACTTGATGTTGTAGAAGAAAGGTGTCAAAATCTAGCTTTCGATATCCATTTGGGGGTGAAAAACATGGGCAAAATGAGTGGAAGTCATACAGTCTTATTGTATTCGAGTCCTCCATCTGTGCACAATTCTCCTAAAAAGCACTTGTTGGGATTCGAGAAGGTGTTCCTTAGCTCTCAGGGAGAAGCATTGGTCAAGTTCAATGTGGATGTTTGCAAGCACTTGAGTGTGGTTGATGAGCGAGGAAATAGGAAAGTTGCTTTGGGAGATCATGTACTACATGTGGGAGACTTGAAACAGACATTGAGTATGAGGATTTGA